A region of the Denitrificimonas caeni genome:
GATAGATGTGTTGCCAAATACCGTCATCCACATAAAGGTAAAGCCGGTTGGCACTAGCAAAATACCGGTGATAAATTCACGGATAGTGCGGCCACGGGATACGCGGGCAATAAACATACCGACAAAGGGTGACCAAGAAATCCACCAGCCCCAGTACAGTAAGGTCCAGCCGCCCAGCCAGTCTGTTGGCTCGTAAGCAAACAGGTTGAAGGTTTTATTCACAATGTCAGATAAGTAGCCGCCGGTATTTTCCACAAAGCTTTTTAGCAGCAGTGCGGTAGGGCCGAGAATTAAAACTAGGGTTAATAAAACTACCGCTAACAACAGGTTTAATTCTGAGAGGCGCTTAACCCCTTTATCGAGTCCTGTCGCCACTGACAACGTTGCTAGGGCGGTGATCACCACAATTAAGATTACTTGTGTATTGGTACCAATGGGCAAATCAAACAAATAGTTAAAACCACTGTTGATCTGCAGTACGCCGTAACCCAGAGATGTGGCGATACCCAGAACGGTACTGATCACTGCGAAAATATCCACCGCATGGCCAATTGGGCCGTAGATGCGGTCACCAATTAACGGATACAGGGCCGAACGCAAGGTCAGCGGTAAGCCGTGACGGTAAGCAAAGAAAGCTAGAATCAAAGCAACCACGGCATACACTGCCCAAGCATGTAAACCCCAGTGGAAGAAGGTTAGCTTCATTGCTTCTTTAGCGGCTTCAACGGTATTAGGGTCGCCTACAGGTGGTGCCACAAAGTGCATGACCGGTTCGGCAACACCAAAGAACATCAAGCCAATACCCATACCAGCAGAAAACAGCATGGCAAACCATGAGGTGTTCTTATAGTCCGGCTTACTGTGATCAGGCCCGAGCTTGATATCTCCGTAACGGCTGGCAGCTAAAAACACTGTGGCCAAGAGAATTAAAGCCAGAGTCAGGATATAGAACCAGCTGACGTTTTCTAGGATCCAGCTTTGTACTTGCTCAAAAAACTCCTGTAGAGACTTTGGGAAAATACTTGCAGATATAACTAAGACAGCAATCAGAAGCGCCGATGTGTAAAACACCGGTGGGCTGATCGTTTTGCTATTTTCACTGGTTTTTTCCATGGGAGCTCCTTGGCGCCGAGTTGCAATGATCAAGTGCGGCCAGTAAGTATAGGGTTACCGGCACAAGACTGACAGGGCGGCGATAGTAAAACGCTTTATCGTATCTGTATATAAAAAACCCCCGATATTTATTACTAAATATTGGGGGTTGGGGTGTGACAAAACTTAGCGCAAGTTTAGTCTGTACGGGAAGTCAACAAAGCTGGGCGCTCTTTATTGCGTGTGCGTGACTCTAATTGCTCAAGCTGTTCTAGACTCGGTAAGCGCTCACCCTTGCGGATGATTAAGGGTTGCGGCGCTTCGCGGCTAACAGCTGGTTCATTGCTACCTAATGCTGCGCGCGAATCATTGCGGCGTGGATTATTACGCGGTTTTTTCGGTGCTCGGCGTTTATCAGTGGCAGCTGCAGGGTTATTGGCACGGGCTGGACGAGCACCGCGCGGTTGTGCACCCGCTGGAGTGTTGCTGTTAGGGCGACGGCCGCGACCTTTATTTTGATAAGGGCTAACGTAATCAACGCTATTACCAAAATTATCAATGGCGTCATCTAAAAAAACTTCAGGGTCGCGATTTGGCGGCAATTCTGGTGCGCCAACAATAGGTGCAGCAGCGCTACGTTGATTGCGAGTGTTACGCGGGTTACGTGTGCGGGGCGCTGGTTTGTCAGTGGCCGTCGCTGTGCTATCGGTGCGCTCAGGGTTACGCGCCGCAGGGCGTTTAGCTCTTGGCTTGTCTGGGTTTTTAGCCTTATCCGTAGTGCGTGGAGTGGCACTGCGGCCACCGCCGCGGGGTGGGCGAGGAGCGCGCGGCTCAGGTTTTTCAATGACGACGCTGCTTGGGTCAAAACCAAAGGTGTCACCGTCTTCGATTTTTTGCCGGGTCATGCGCTCAATGCCCTTAAGCAGACGCTCTTCATCTGGCGCCACTAATGACACTGCAAGACCTGAACGACCAGCACGCCCAGTGCGGCCAATGCGGTGCACATAATCTTCTTCTACGTTAGGCAGTTCGAAGTTAACCACGTGTGGTAATTGATCGATATCTAGACCGCGTGCAGCAATATCGGTGGCAACTAAGATGCGCACACTACCGGCTTTAAACTCGGCTAAAGCTTTGGTGCGGGCATTTTGGCTTTTGTTACCATGAATGGCTGCAGCTGGCAGGCCGTTTTTTGACAGGTATTCAGCCAAGCGGTTAGCGCCGTGCTTAGTGCGGGTAAATACTAAAACTTGCTCCCATGCACCCATGGTGATCAAGTGGGCTAATAAAGCGCGTTTGTGCGATGCCTGAATACGGTACACCCGTTGTTCAATACGCTCTACCGTAGTGTTGGGAGGCGTCACTTCAATGCGCTGGGGGTTGTGCAATAAACGGCCCGCTAAATTGGTGATGTCTTGCGAGAATGTTGCCGAGAACAGCAAGTTTTGGCGCTTGCTAGGTAATTTAGCCAGCACTTTCTTCACGTCATGAATAAAGCCCATATCGAGCATACGGTCGGCTTCATCCAGCACTAAAATTTCTACGCCGCTTAAATCAATTTTGCCTTGGTTGACCAAATCCAATAAACGACCTGGGCAAGCCACTAAAACATCTAAGCCTTTAGCGACCGCGTTGATTTGCGGGTTCATGCCGACGCCGCCAAAAATACAGGCGCTGACAAAAGGTAAGTCGCGGGCATACAGTCGAAAACTGTCGTGCACTTGCGCCGCCAGTTCACGTGTTGGTGTTAACACTAAGACACGGGGCTGACGCGGGCGGTGACGTTGTTCGCGGTCGGGCTTACCGTTAGGGAACAAGATTTCTAAAATAGGCAGAGCAAAGCCGCCAGTTTTACCGGTACCGGTTTGTGCGGCAACCATCAGGTCGCGGCCTTCGAGTGCCGGTGGAATAGCCAGTAATTGCACTGGCGATGGAGATGTATAGCCGGCAGCTTCAACGGCGTTGACCAGAGCCTGAGATAGGCCTAGCGAGGAAAAGGACATGCAGTCTTCCTGTGTGTCGGCGACCCGCCGACTTTGGGGCGCAAAATTATAAATGCTCCATACCAGCGCATAAAATATATGCACCCCATCCACGAGTTATGTCCTGCGCTGGGCATAAAGCTGGATGGAGGTATTTCGCTATAGTGGCACTTAGGCCTTATTTCAGCGGTTAAGCTGGAGATTATCCCAAACAGCTAAACTGGGTTCAGCTTGGTTAAGTGTGTAGAAGTGCAAGCCAGGCGCGCCACCTTCTAATAGGCGTTCGCACATGTTGGTAATAACTTCTTCACCAAAGGCTTGGATGCTTGCTATGTCGTCGCCGTACGCTTCCAGTTGTTTGCGTATCCAGCGCGGTAGCTCTGCACCACAAGAATCAGAGAATCGCGCCAATTTACTGTAATTGGTAATCGGCATAATGCCTGGCACGATTGGGATATCAATGCCTAGCTTACGCGTTCGCTCGACAAAATAGAAGTAACAATCTGGATTAAAGAAGTATTGGGTGATGGCGCTGTCGGAGCCAGCTTGCACTTTACGAGCAAAGTTTTGCAGGTCAACTTCAAAATCCCGCGCTTGTGGGTGCATCTCTGGATAGGCAGCTACTTCAATATAGAAGTGATCACCGGTCTCTGCGCGGATAAACTCCACCAGCTCATTGGCGTAGCGCAATTCACCGTTGGCCATACCCATCCCAGAGGGTAGGTCACCACGCAGGGCCACAATGCGTTTAATGCCAGCATCTTTATACAAATGCAGCAGTTCGCGTAAGTCTTCTTTACTGTCGCCGACACAGGATAAGTGCGGTGCAGTCGGGACTTTGATTTCGCCGTCTAATTGTAAAACGGTGTTTAAAGTGCGGTCACGGGTGGAGCCACCAGCGCCATAAGTGCAAGAGAAAAACTCAGGATTGTAAGTGGCTAGCTTGCTGGCTGTGGTGAGCAGCTTTGCGTGGCCAGCGTCGGTTTTGGTGGGGAAAAACTCAAAACTCACACGATGTTGATTGCTCATAGAATATGTCCCTAAATATGAAAATGTATGGGCAGTCGCAGTGAAAAAAGGGGCAGCTGTGCCACCCCTTCAAACTACTTAGTAGCGGTAGGTTTCTGGCTTGTAAGGGCCATCCACAGGTACACCAATGTAGTCAGCTTGCACATCAGTTAAGCGGGTAATGACGCCGCCAAAACCTTTAACCATTTCTAGAGCAACTTCTTCGTCGAGCTTTTTCGGTAACACTTCAACGGTTAATGCTGCTGCTTTTTGCTCAGCATTTAACTGGGCAAATTTGCGCTCAAATAAGTGCATTTGCGCAAGCACTTGGTTAGCAAAGGAACCGTCCATAATGCGGCTTGGGTGACCCGTCGCATTACCCAGGTTCACTAAGCGGCCTTCTGATAACAAAATTAAGTAGTCATCGTTGTGCGCATCAAATTCGCCAGCACCGGTGCGGTGAATTTTGTGCACCTGTGGCTTAACTTCTTCCCACGCCCAGTTTTTGCGCATAAATGCGGTGTCGATTTCATTGTCAAAGTGACCAATGTTGCAGACCACAGCGCGTTTTTTCAGGGCTTTAAGCATGCCGGCATCACAGACATTGGCGTTACCTGTGGTGGTAACGATCAAGTCTATTTTGCCTAACAGTGCTTTATCAATGCTGGCGTCGGTGCCGTCATTGTGACCATCGATGTAGGGTGATACCAACTCGTAACCGTCCATGCAGGCTTGCATCGCACAAATTGGGTCAACTTCAGAGACTTTAACAATCATGCCTTCCTGGTTCAGCGATTGTGCCGAGCCTTTACCCACATCACCGTAACCTATAACCAGAGCTTGCTTGCCTGACAGTAGGTTGTCAGTACCGCGCTTGATGGCATCGTTAAGGCTGTGGCGGCAACCGTATTTGTTGTCGTTTTTACTTTTGGTGACTGAGTCATTGACGTTGATGGCAGGTACTTTCAGCGTGCCTTTTTCCAGCATTTCTAGCAGGCGGTGTACGCCGGTGGTGGTTTCTTCAGTGACGCCGTGCACATTGTCTAGTACTTGTGGGAAGCGCTCGTGCAGGATCGCCGTAAGGTCACCGCCATCGTCAAGCACCATATTGGCATCCCAAGGTTGGCCGTCTTTAAGGATGGTTTGCTCGATACACCAGACGTACTCTTCTTCGGTTTCGCCTTTCCAAGCAAACACTGGAATACCTGCAGCCGCAATCGCCGCCGCGGCTTGGTCTTGGGTTGAGAAGATGTTGCAGCTAGACCAGCGCACTTCTGCACCCAATGCCGTCAGTGTTTCAATCAACACTGCAGTTTGAATGGTCATGTGAATACAGCCGAGAATTTTCGCACCTTTAAGCGGTTGCTCACCAGCGTACTTAGTACGCAAGCCCATTAAGGCTGGCATCTCAGATTCAGCAATAATAATTTCACGACGGCCCCAATCAGCCAGTGAAATATCCGCAACTTTATAATCAGTAAAATCAGCAACAGCGCTCATTGAAGAGTTCTCCATTCGTAATTAGCGAATGGGCGCCGTTTGCAAATATGCAGTTGTCGAGACAACTGGAAGGCAACTGTTTCGAGCCTGACAGGAGAATCCTGCTGCAGCGCCCCTCGAATCTGTTGGCGATCACGGCTGGGCCGTAATGCGCGAGTGATTATAGCGAGGCTTTGGCATTTGCCCAAGGGGTTAGCAATGAAGAATTTGTTTTGTATGGGGTAATTTGTATTAAGAAACCGCTGAATAACTACCTGCGTAGCTATCATTGCGTTAAAAACGTACTCAAAATGCTCATTTACTCGGTGTAAACTGCGCTTTCTCGTACGTTTTTGCCTTGTGCTAGCGTCCTCGGTAACGTTATTCAGAGGCTTCTTAAGGTAGCCATTCAAACGATAAAAATAATGAATGCAGGAGTAACTATGACAATTGCTTATTGGTGTGTGTTAGTGAGTATTTTGCTGCCATATATTTCTACGGTGTGGGCTAAAGCCAGTGCCGGGGGGTTTGCGCCGAAACATAATCATGATCCACGGGCTTTTTTAGCTACTGCGCAAGGGATGGCGCGGCGGGCAAATAATGCTCAGCAAAATGGTTTTGAAATTGCCCCAGCTTTTGCAGCTGCGGTAATTATTGCTCACTTAGCCGGAGGTGCTGAACAAGGACTGCTAGATCAGCTGGCGATCACCTTCGTTTTCAGTCGTGTGCTGTATACTCTGTGCTACATCGCGGACTGGGCCATTTTGCGTTCACTGGTATGGTTTTTAGGCTTGGGCTTAATTGTCAGTTTGTTTGTGGTGGCGGCTTAACGGGCTTGGTCTGTTTTTAACTATTATTTAAATTGTAAGTGGTGAGAGTGTGCTGAAACGTGGTTTTTTATTAGCGATAGTATTGAGTTTGGCTGCTTGTGGTGGTGTAGACCCTGATTCACCACTGGGCAAACGTAAGGCTGTATTCAAGAAAATGCTCAATGTGAGTGAGGATCTTGGCGGCATGTTGCGTGGCCGTATTGCTTATAACGAGCAGCTATTTGCGGAGTTGGCTGTGGAGCTGGATGAGCTGTCGCATGAGCCTTGGCAGTATTTTCCAACGGTTAAAGATGACGGTAAAACCTCAGCCCGCGATGATGTTTGGCAGCGTCAAGAGCGCTTTCAAGAGTTGGCGCGGCACTTAGAGGGCACAACTGCGCGTTTGGTGGCCAGCACCACTGAAGCACCCTTTAATAAAAGTGTTTTAGCCTTGCGCGTGCAAGCGGTAGAAGATTCTTGTGAGTCCTGTCACCAAGAGTTCCGCGTGTATTAAACAGTACAGCAGCGAACTGACTGTCAGCGTGTACCACCGGCAGTCAGTTCGTATGCGCAAGCTATTATTGCATTTGGAAGGATTCTAATAACGCCGGAATCCCTGGGAACATGCCGATCCCGGCCATGACCGCACACAGTAAAATAAAGACCATAGAGGGAATAATCCAGCGGTCAGTGCGGGTCATTTTTTCACCTCTTTCCTTGTCGCCAATAATGCCTATATTGTCCAGCAGCACCGTCAGTGACCAGCCAAATACTGGGTTCACCAGCGCCGATGAGAAAATCACAATGGCGGCCGACTGTGAGGTTTTGCCTTCACGGGTCATTTGCATGCCCGCTTCTAATAAGGGCAAGTACACCCCCACAATTAACGCTACGCTCAACACTGGCGGCCAAATGGCTAAGTCCATGGGATAACCCCAGACTGCTGCAATCACACAAAGCAAGCCGGTTAAGATTGCTCCTGCTGGAATTGGACGCTTAGCAATTGCGGCAGGGACAATATAAGTGCCCCATGATGAAGCAATATTGGCTCCGCCCAAGGCCGTACCCACCACTTGCCGTGCCGCAGCAACGCACATGGTGTCATCAATATTCATCACCACTTTTTTCGCGTCTTTTGGGTAGTTGAGGTACTGAAACGCACGGTGTCCAAGGAAGTCCGGTGACCACATGGCAATGGCCAAAACTGCAAAAGGGGTTACGGCAATAAATTGATGCAGTTCAGGTAAGCCCAGCTTCCAGCCGGTGTCGTCGCCCCACCAATAAGCTGGGTTTAGGTTTGGAATCCCCGGTTGTGTGGTGAATTCAAAGGGTGCGCCCAAGGCAAAAGCAATCACCGCAGCCAGCACCGCACCCAAAGGAATTGCTAGCCAGCGCTTACCAATATGCTCTAAATAGGCATACATAATGATGGTGGCTAACACCACGGTAAAGGCGATATGGCCGGCATCAAAGCCCTCGGCCCAAGCATAGAGGTACTTGATTTGCGAGGTCATGCCAATAAAGCCTAGGAACAGCAGCAACCCCCCACAGACCCCATCACTGGTGAGCCTCGCCAATAAACTACCGCCGCGAAATACGCCCAAGGTAAAGCCTAAGACACCGATCATAATGCCCAGCGCCATGGGATGACCGCCGGATGCCACAATAATAGGGATCAACGGGATCAGAGGGCCATGAGTACCCGCCAAGTTTGCGGTTGGGATCAGTACCCCAGAAAACAGCACCACGAATAACAGCGCAGCAATGAGCATTTCATAGCGGGCGTTTTCAATCACAAATGAAGCGGGTAGCCCTAAAGGCTCGGCGAATGCAGCAACAATCGCTGCGACCATGACAATTTTACCGATGGTTGCCGCCATGGCTGGCACCCAGTCCTCGGCCTCAAAACGGTAGTCACGAAAGGGTAAGTTTATGCGCCAACGTCTGGGCGACATAATGCTCAATTCATGTTCTAAGTAAGCTTGACGAGAAGCAAACTCGGAGCGCGGCCGGTGTAAGGCGCGATAGCTTTTAGGGTCATCATTTGCCATTTTTGTTGCTCTTGTAATATATGCGTAACACAAAAGACAGGCGCAGCAGGTTGCTGTGCAGTCACACAATGAGTGCGTTGTCTTGGCTAATATTTCTTATTGTTATGCGGGGCGCAGAGGCGCAGGTGAACAAACTGCCATGGGTTGCAGTTTAATAAGCGCGCGTATCATGGGCATTTGTCAGGGTTACGGCAATACGCCTTTTGGAGGGTGTTTATTTCTAAATGCTCTCTACCAACTCAGCTAAGTTGGCAGAGAACTGCAGTACGAGCGTGCTTAAAAGCCGTCAATGTCATGGTTTTGCAAGTTTAGTGCGGCAGTTTGTACTGCTGGGTGCTGAAAAAATGCCCAAGCACTGTGCGCCTGAGTCGAGCCTAAGTGGCGCTGTTGCTGCCAATCCTGAACGCTCAGGGCGGCAAGGCTGTGCCAATTGTCACCGGGTTTTATAGTGATACTGGCTGGCGCGCCCAAGGCTCTTAACCAACGCTGGAAAGGCTGCTGTTTGGCTTGAGCAAAGGCAGCAGCGGTGTGCTGGCTGCGCTTTAGGGCAAAGTTGGGTAGTTGCTGTAAGTCACTAGCGCTAAGCGTTAACCAGTCAGTCAGCTGGCTAATATAGTTGGCATCCACTAAGGCTTGCCATGTTTGTAGGCCAAGCCCTGACATGGCTAAATTATTCTTCTGGCCCAGCCAGTGCAGGCGGGCCAGAAACTGCTGTTGGCAGACTGGGCTGTTTTGCCAGCAGCTTAAAGCATGGTAGTGCGCAGCATGCGGTGTTTCGATGGTTTGCCGTTGTGGACTGCGCCAGACGACTTCTTTCAGTTGCGGAATGGCATGCCCAGACAGCGCAATCGCCACATGATCGCCTTTGCTTAAGCGCAGTTTTGCCAAACGGGTCAGCGAACCCAGGCTCACTTTGCGAATGGTTTTGTCATCTAGGCTGACCGCCTGCACATGTGCGATAGGCGTAATGCGGCCACTGCGGCCAATGTTAAATGTGACATCGGTAACCGAAGTGAGCGCTTGTTGCAGCGGGTATTTTAACGCCACCGCCCAAAATGGCGGATAAGCGCTGCGCGCATGTTGAATGTTGCGCGTACTCTGCTTAATGACTAAACCATCACTGGCAAAGGGCAGCTCTGTGCGATACCAATAATCGCGCCAGTGTTTAGCTTCGGCTAAGTTGTGAATGGGTTGGCTATAGGCACCGCTGTCATTAAAGCCTAAATCCTGCAGTGTGCTTAAGCGTTCGGGCATGCTGGTCGGTCCATCGGGCCACTCCCAAACAAATAGACCAATTGTATTTCCAACGCTCGTTGTCAGTTGCTTGCGATTGAGCAGCCCAGCAACTTGGCTGCGGGCACTGCTACCACCATCACGCTGCTGAATATGTCTCGGCTGTTTTAAGTACAGCTCGCCTTGTAGGGTTATCTGCTTGCGTTGTGTTGCCAGTTGCTTGGGGATCGCAGCAATAGCTTGAGCATGCTTTAACCAGTTTTGTCCGCTTAAACCGTCACCACGGCTGAGTACTTGTTTGAGTTGGCCGTGGCTGTACACCAAGGTCACTGCCACTCCATCCACTTTTGGTTGCGCCCATAAATCTGCACGTTGCTGCATCCAGTCTTGTAGCTGGGTTTCACTGAGCTTGCTTAAACCCATTTGGCTAAAAGGTAGTGCTTGACTGCCCCGTGCTGACTGCAGGGCAGTGGCGGCCGGCTCCGGCGCAGCAGCAGGGGTAAAGCACGTTTGCCAGAGCTGTAATTGTGCGCGGGCTTGATCGTAGAGTTCGTCAGCAATGGGCGAGGTGGCGTCACGGTGATAGCTGCGATCCCAAACGGCAAGACGCTGCTGTAACGTGCTGATTTCTTGCTCGGCTTGAGTGTGAGTCCACGTTGGGCAAGCCGCTACAGCGGATAAATTGATCAGCAGCATCATGCTGCCAACGCAGATTGATACAATAGTACGCAACATATTGAGCATCCTTGCTAGTGATATGGCTGCATTCAGTGTAGTCGAAAATATTCCAGTGTCTTGGTTAAGGTTGTTGTAAGGCATGAAGATTAGACTGCAGCGTATAACGTGTTCAGAGGCGATCAAAATGAAAAAGGTGATGTACGCTGTAGCTATCTTGGTGGTGGCTGTTTGGGGCTTAACAGTGGTTGGGCACAACCCACCCATGGATGTGTGGTGGTGGCGCAAACAGCTAATTAATCTGACCGGCTTAGGTTCTTTTGTCTTGATGTCGTTGATTATGCTGCTGGCGGTGCGTCCGCTGTGGTTGGAAAAACGACTGCACGGCCTAGATAAAATGTACCGCCTACATAAGTGGGCTGGGATCTGGGCGATTGCCTTAGCCATTGCTCACTACGGATTAAAATTATCTAAAAGTGTTTTAAGTGAGTTTTTTGTACGCGGAGCTAAAGAGGCGCGCATAGAAACATTTTTAGATGCGTTTCGTGGTGCTGCTAAAGATCTTGGCGAATGGTCGGTGTGGATTTTGGGCATCATGCTAGTGATCACTCTTTGGCAGCGCTTTCCGTACCATATTTGGCGTTACGCGCATAAGATTTTATCGGTTATTTATCTGCTGATTGCTTTCCACAGCGTTGTTTTAGCACCTGCGGGCTGGTGGTTAGAGCCGGCTGGGGTATTGCTGGCGCTGGTCACTGCGGTTGGTTCGTATTGTGCGATTGTGGCCTTGACGGGCAGCATTGGTCGTGGCCGTCGCTATCCGGGTAAGGTTTTGCGTGTGAAGCGGCATCAGGGTGATGTACTGGAGGTGACTTGCCAGCTTCCTAAGAGCTGGTCGCACCGGCCTGGACAGTTTGCTTTTCTTACCTTTGATCGCTTTGAGGGTGCACACCCTTTTACCGTGAACAGTTCCGACCATGCGGATGGGCAGGTGAGTTTTGCGATTAAAGCCTTGGGTGATTACACCTCACGCTTACAAACTGAACTGGATGTAGGCCGCAAAGTCATTGCTGAAGGGCCCTATGGCCACTTTGATTTGCAGTTAGAGGGTGACAGTGAGCAGGTTTGGGTTGCTGCAGGCATTGGGGTAACACCATTTATTGCTTGGCTTGAGGCTTTGCAAGCACAGCCTGAGCGCGCACCGCAAGCCACTTTATATTACTGCGTAAACAATACTGCCGAAGGGGTCTTTGCCGAAAAACTGCAACGCTTAGCCGCTGCTGTACCAAATGTTACGTTGCATGTGCATTGCAGCGATGAGCAGGGGCATTTATGTGCTGAGCAAGCTTTGCAAGGCTGCGCTGCTGATACGCAAGTATGGTTTTGTGGCCCACAAGGCTTTGCCGATGCTTTGCAAAAAGGTATGCAAAATTTGGGTTTCCCAGCAGAAAACTTCCATAAAGAGTATTTTCAAATGCGTTAAGTAAGCGCAGCTCTGTATTAGGCACAGGGAAGTGCTTATAAAATATCCTTGTGAACCTCCTCCAGTCCTTGCGAACGCAGTGAAGCAATCCACCGAGCAAGCAGTACGCTGCCAAACTATAGGGTGCTGCTTTATTTTGAGGCTCTGGTGATTACCGCCATTTGCGCATCAGCGATTAAGTGCTTTTGGCTTGCTGCTTTAGCGCGCCAGAGCATGGCGGTATTTTCACAACGCTCAACGCCCAAACCTTGCTGATACAGCTCACTTAAATAATGCATGGCATCGGCATGCTGCTGTTGCGCCGCCAGTAAAAACCACTGTAAAGCAATGTCGGGGCGGTTTTGTTCAAGGAGCAGTAGTGCGACGTCATTTTGCGCCGCGCTATCGCCTTTGTCAGCTTCTATAAGCAACACGCGGTCCCCCCCCCCAGCGGGTTCGTCAGAAAGCTGCACGCAGAGGTGCTCGGCGATGTCAGTCAGTGCCAGCATTACCCGTCCGCGCTCGTCCATACTGTGCCGTTGTAAGGTGCCCGCGCTTAAACGACGCCATAGGGTGCGTTTACTCAGGTCCATCATTAGCGCGGCAGTATCAATACTGACAACATCGTTCACAATACTTTCTCCACAATTGATTGGCAGGCCTAAGAATGCACTGAATGGCCACGCAACAGCAACCACCACGCTGTTTTCTTTGCGAACCCTATCCCGTCCTTGCGAACGGCACCCCGTCATTACGAATCCCACCCCGCCATTGCGAACCCACCCCGTCCTTGCGAACGCAGTGAAGCAATCCACCCCGCCAACCACGCGCTACCCAAGCCATAAACTGCCACGTCGCTGCGCTCCTCGCAGAGACACTCGCTGTCACAGCACGCCACTGTGTCACAGCAGATTGTCACAGTTCTTCAGTGTGACAAGCCTGTCTGTCATAGCAAAGCGCTGTGACAAACCCACTTCGATTATTGGCTCAATAACAGCAAAATCCACTGCTTTTAAAATACTTTATTAAATATAGATAAATACTGTAAGCCTTGTATTTAGTGGCTTGCGTGGCATTTTCGCGTCTTTTTTAGTCAGGTTTAAGTGTGCTTTTTACCCTGCTTTGCGTCGCTGCAAAAAAGCTGGCACAGCCGTTGCAATAACCCTTATAGGTCACAAGGCCTTTATTTTTAAATACAACGGAGCTTCAAGAATGAAAGCACAAATGCAAAAGGGTTTTACCCTAATTGAATTAATGATCGTAGTGGCGATTATTGGGATTTTGGCGGCGATCGCGATCCCGCAATATCAAGACTACACAGCACGCGCACAAATGACTCGCGTGTTTGGCGAAATCAGCGCTCTTAAAACAGCTGCAGAAGCGGCTATTTTACAAGGGCAAGTAATTGCTGCTGAAGATAAAGCGGCAACAGCTGATGCACCGGCTGAAGTTAGTCTAGGATTTAATGATTCATCGTTGCTTGCAGCTGGCAGTGACGGCCAACTGACTATAACA
Encoded here:
- the ligB gene encoding NAD-dependent DNA ligase LigB, with amino-acid sequence MLRTIVSICVGSMMLLINLSAVAACPTWTHTQAEQEISTLQQRLAVWDRSYHRDATSPIADELYDQARAQLQLWQTCFTPAAAPEPAATALQSARGSQALPFSQMGLSKLSETQLQDWMQQRADLWAQPKVDGVAVTLVYSHGQLKQVLSRGDGLSGQNWLKHAQAIAAIPKQLATQRKQITLQGELYLKQPRHIQQRDGGSSARSQVAGLLNRKQLTTSVGNTIGLFVWEWPDGPTSMPERLSTLQDLGFNDSGAYSQPIHNLAEAKHWRDYWYRTELPFASDGLVIKQSTRNIQHARSAYPPFWAVALKYPLQQALTSVTDVTFNIGRSGRITPIAHVQAVSLDDKTIRKVSLGSLTRLAKLRLSKGDHVAIALSGHAIPQLKEVVWRSPQRQTIETPHAAHYHALSCWQNSPVCQQQFLARLHWLGQKNNLAMSGLGLQTWQALVDANYISQLTDWLTLSASDLQQLPNFALKRSQHTAAAFAQAKQQPFQRWLRALGAPASITIKPGDNWHSLAALSVQDWQQQRHLGSTQAHSAWAFFQHPAVQTAALNLQNHDIDGF
- a CDS encoding DUF3360 family protein, with product MANDDPKSYRALHRPRSEFASRQAYLEHELSIMSPRRWRINLPFRDYRFEAEDWVPAMAATIGKIVMVAAIVAAFAEPLGLPASFVIENARYEMLIAALLFVVLFSGVLIPTANLAGTHGPLIPLIPIIVASGGHPMALGIMIGVLGFTLGVFRGGSLLARLTSDGVCGGLLLFLGFIGMTSQIKYLYAWAEGFDAGHIAFTVVLATIIMYAYLEHIGKRWLAIPLGAVLAAVIAFALGAPFEFTTQPGIPNLNPAYWWGDDTGWKLGLPELHQFIAVTPFAVLAIAMWSPDFLGHRAFQYLNYPKDAKKVVMNIDDTMCVAAARQVVGTALGGANIASSWGTYIVPAAIAKRPIPAGAILTGLLCVIAAVWGYPMDLAIWPPVLSVALIVGVYLPLLEAGMQMTREGKTSQSAAIVIFSSALVNPVFGWSLTVLLDNIGIIGDKERGEKMTRTDRWIIPSMVFILLCAVMAGIGMFPGIPALLESFQMQ
- a CDS encoding pilin; translated protein: MKAQMQKGFTLIELMIVVAIIGILAAIAIPQYQDYTARAQMTRVFGEISALKTAAEAAILQGQVIAAEDKAATADAPAEVSLGFNDSSLLAAGSDGQLTITGGNSATPTIAVTLGGSAGKNITGAVMTLSRAATGGWGCAVTANNIPGWKDSYAPAGCPKS
- a CDS encoding tetratricopeptide repeat protein, which translates into the protein MNDVVSIDTAALMMDLSKRTLWRRLSAGTLQRHSMDERGRVMLALTDIAEHLCVQLSDEPAGGGDRVLLIEADKGDSAAQNDVALLLLEQNRPDIALQWFLLAAQQQHADAMHYLSELYQQGLGVERCENTAMLWRAKAASQKHLIADAQMAVITRASK
- a CDS encoding ferric reductase-like transmembrane domain-containing protein; translation: MKKVMYAVAILVVAVWGLTVVGHNPPMDVWWWRKQLINLTGLGSFVLMSLIMLLAVRPLWLEKRLHGLDKMYRLHKWAGIWAIALAIAHYGLKLSKSVLSEFFVRGAKEARIETFLDAFRGAAKDLGEWSVWILGIMLVITLWQRFPYHIWRYAHKILSVIYLLIAFHSVVLAPAGWWLEPAGVLLALVTAVGSYCAIVALTGSIGRGRRYPGKVLRVKRHQGDVLEVTCQLPKSWSHRPGQFAFLTFDRFEGAHPFTVNSSDHADGQVSFAIKALGDYTSRLQTELDVGRKVIAEGPYGHFDLQLEGDSEQVWVAAGIGVTPFIAWLEALQAQPERAPQATLYYCVNNTAEGVFAEKLQRLAAAVPNVTLHVHCSDEQGHLCAEQALQGCAADTQVWFCGPQGFADALQKGMQNLGFPAENFHKEYFQMR